A single window of Sandaracinaceae bacterium DNA harbors:
- the nhaR gene encoding transcriptional activator NhaR, which yields MDWLNYHHLFYFWMTVKEGTVTAAAKKLRLAQPTVSEQLKSLEESLGEQLFRRAGRRLELTEVGQVVFRYADEIFALGREMQDALKGRGLGSRQAKLHVGVSDLVPKLILHRLLEPALTLEDPVQVVCREDKTERLLAELSLQSLDLVLAEAPLGRQSKVRAYNHLLGECSVTFYGVRALAQKLRPDFPRSLEGAPILLPTDNTLLRRDLDQWFEQLDVRPQLVAEFEDSALLKAFGQNGAGVFPGPSAIEEEIVRQYGVEVIGRADELRERFYAITVQRRLEHPAVRAISEAAKERIFAG from the coding sequence GTGGACTGGCTGAACTACCATCACCTCTTTTATTTCTGGATGACCGTGAAGGAGGGCACCGTCACCGCGGCGGCCAAGAAGCTCCGGCTCGCGCAGCCGACGGTGAGCGAGCAGCTCAAGTCGCTCGAGGAGAGCCTGGGCGAGCAGCTCTTCCGTCGCGCGGGCCGACGCCTCGAGCTGACCGAGGTCGGCCAGGTGGTCTTTCGGTACGCAGACGAGATCTTCGCCCTGGGACGCGAGATGCAAGACGCCCTGAAGGGACGTGGCCTCGGCAGCCGGCAGGCGAAGCTCCACGTGGGGGTGAGCGATCTGGTCCCGAAGCTGATCCTGCACCGGCTGCTGGAGCCCGCGCTCACGCTCGAGGACCCGGTGCAGGTGGTCTGCCGCGAGGACAAGACCGAGCGGCTCCTGGCGGAGCTGAGCCTCCAGAGCCTCGATCTCGTGCTCGCGGAGGCGCCGCTCGGACGACAGTCCAAGGTGCGCGCCTACAACCACCTCCTCGGGGAGTGCAGCGTCACGTTCTACGGCGTGCGCGCGCTGGCGCAGAAGCTCCGCCCCGACTTCCCGCGGAGCCTCGAGGGCGCGCCGATCCTGCTCCCGACCGACAACACCCTGCTGCGCCGCGACCTCGACCAGTGGTTCGAGCAGCTCGACGTCCGACCCCAGCTCGTGGCGGAGTTCGAGGACAGCGCGCTGCTGAAGGCGTTCGGTCAGAACGGCGCGGGCGTGTTCCCCGGCCCGTCGGCCATCGAGGAGGAGATCGTTCGGCAGTATGGCGTCGAGGTCATCGGGCGCGCGGACGAGCTCCGCGAGCGCTTCTACGCCATCACGGTGCAGCGCCGCCTCGAGCACCCGGCGGTCCGGGCGATCAGCGAGGCGGCCAAGGAACGGATCTTCGCCGGCTGA
- a CDS encoding ATP-binding cassette domain-containing protein: protein MTTLTMDTAVVPPPPPIGDFEDLLSRLVLATGSEPDRDALRAAARCTHPGPDGDLASALVAALDELGLRGEVLRGTVAEAAAAVGPEHPVVVLGEGTTDWVVLTDRRGRTLEVETPSSPERRWLRRGAVAALVDPAGLGARVWVAIDPPPLRALGARDEQDERGAPPPTPLARLRALMRLERHDLAVVLVYAIGVGVLTLATPIAVQALVNTVAFGTLLQPLAVLAFLLLVGLAFAAVLRALQAWVVEVLQRRIFLRFVADLSHRLPRVRLSAFDAAHGPELLNRFFDVFTVQKASSSLLLGGLEIVLTALVGALVLAFYHPILLAFDVLLVLLVFGILFVLGRGATKTAVKESKSKYEVASWLEEVARHPAAFKLAGGPALARDHADRLASKYLVSRRDHWRVVFRQLVGALALQAFASAGVLGIGGWLVIERQLTLGQLVAAELIVTAVVASFAKVGKHLETSYDLLAALDKIGQLIDLPTEPSARTATLPTADPDGTRLLAEGVHFAYGNRRVFEDVSLELAAGDRVALSGDSGAGASTLLDVLTGLRSPRAGRVLVDGVDVSDLHRDTLRRRTALVRGTEIVVGSIVDNVVFGRAEVDIARVRVALEAVDLLDEIAALPEGLHTSIHPGGAPLSSSQAVRLSLARALAGQPKLLVIDRALDGLDDATRDRLLDVIFRDDAPWTLLVVSRDTNVRARCSRRLLLEDGALKEVTR, encoded by the coding sequence GTGACGACGCTGACGATGGACACGGCCGTCGTGCCGCCGCCGCCGCCGATCGGGGACTTCGAGGACCTGCTCAGCCGGCTCGTGCTGGCGACGGGGAGCGAGCCCGATCGCGACGCGCTGCGGGCCGCCGCGCGTTGCACGCACCCCGGGCCCGACGGAGACCTGGCGTCCGCGCTCGTGGCGGCGCTGGACGAGCTGGGCCTGCGCGGCGAGGTGCTGCGCGGCACGGTGGCCGAGGCGGCGGCCGCGGTGGGGCCCGAGCACCCGGTCGTCGTCCTGGGCGAGGGCACGACCGACTGGGTGGTGCTGACGGACCGGCGCGGTCGCACCCTCGAGGTGGAGACGCCGAGCAGCCCGGAGCGACGCTGGCTTCGGCGCGGCGCGGTCGCGGCGCTGGTCGACCCGGCGGGGCTCGGCGCGCGGGTCTGGGTGGCGATCGATCCGCCCCCCCTGCGCGCGCTCGGCGCCCGGGACGAGCAGGACGAGCGGGGCGCGCCACCGCCGACCCCGCTCGCGAGGCTGCGCGCTTTGATGCGCCTCGAGCGCCACGACCTGGCGGTGGTGCTCGTCTACGCCATCGGCGTCGGCGTGCTGACCCTCGCCACGCCCATCGCGGTCCAGGCGCTCGTCAACACGGTGGCCTTCGGCACGCTGCTCCAGCCGCTGGCGGTGCTCGCCTTCCTGCTCCTCGTGGGGCTCGCCTTCGCGGCGGTCCTGCGCGCGCTCCAGGCGTGGGTGGTGGAGGTGCTGCAGCGTCGGATCTTCCTGCGCTTCGTGGCGGATCTCTCGCACCGCCTGCCTCGCGTGCGCCTCTCCGCCTTCGACGCGGCGCACGGCCCGGAGCTGTTGAACCGCTTCTTCGACGTCTTCACCGTCCAGAAGGCCTCGTCGTCGCTCTTGCTCGGCGGCCTCGAGATCGTCCTGACGGCGCTCGTCGGCGCGCTCGTGCTGGCCTTCTATCACCCCATCCTGCTCGCCTTCGACGTGCTCCTCGTGCTGCTCGTCTTCGGCATCCTCTTCGTGCTCGGACGCGGCGCGACGAAGACGGCGGTCAAGGAGTCCAAGTCCAAGTACGAGGTGGCCAGCTGGCTCGAGGAGGTCGCTCGCCACCCCGCCGCGTTCAAGCTCGCCGGCGGCCCCGCGCTCGCGCGAGACCACGCCGATCGGCTCGCGAGCAAGTACCTGGTCTCCCGCCGCGATCACTGGCGGGTGGTCTTCCGGCAGCTCGTTGGCGCGCTGGCGCTGCAGGCCTTCGCGAGCGCGGGCGTGCTGGGCATCGGCGGGTGGCTCGTCATCGAGCGGCAGCTCACCCTCGGCCAGCTCGTCGCGGCGGAGCTCATCGTGACCGCGGTCGTCGCCTCCTTCGCGAAGGTCGGCAAGCACCTCGAGACGAGCTACGACCTGCTCGCCGCGCTCGACAAGATCGGTCAGCTGATCGACCTGCCCACCGAGCCGTCGGCGCGCACCGCGACGCTGCCCACGGCCGACCCGGACGGGACCCGGCTCCTGGCCGAGGGCGTCCACTTCGCCTACGGGAACCGCCGGGTGTTCGAGGACGTCAGCCTCGAGCTCGCGGCGGGAGACCGCGTCGCGCTCTCCGGCGACAGCGGCGCAGGTGCCAGTACGCTGCTCGACGTGTTGACGGGGCTGCGCTCGCCCCGCGCGGGCCGCGTCCTCGTCGACGGCGTCGACGTCAGCGATCTGCACCGCGACACGCTCCGCCGCCGGACGGCGCTCGTGCGCGGCACCGAGATCGTCGTCGGGAGCATCGTCGACAACGTGGTCTTCGGCCGGGCTGAGGTGGACATCGCGCGCGTGCGCGTCGCGCTCGAGGCGGTCGATCTGCTGGACGAGATCGCGGCGCTCCCCGAGGGGCTCCACACCTCGATTCACCCCGGCGGCGCGCCCCTGTCGAGCAGCCAGGCCGTTCGACTGAGCCTCGCCCGCGCGCTCGCCGGGCAGCCGAAGCTGCTCGTGATCGACCGCGCGCTCGACGGCCTCGACGACGCGACGCGCGATCGCCTGCTCGACGTGATCTTCCGCGACGACGCGCCGTGGACCCTGCTGGTGGTGTCTCGCGACACGAACGTGCGCGCGCGCTGCTCCCGTCGACTCCTGCTCGAGGACGGCGCGCTGAAAGAGGTGACCCGATGA
- a CDS encoding HlyD family efflux transporter periplasmic adaptor subunit, which translates to MMDAGPYREMIGAARLVPPPTHARRVAVALTISFLAFVLFALLSPWRQNVTGEGRVIAYTPLERQQNIEAPVSGRVVRWHVQEGSVVRAGDPIVDISDNDPRLMERLEVRRAAQVAQLETYAQRVAAARAQVEATERGQRQAIRAAEARLRVATQSVEAARQSEQAAEAALDTARLNLARQRALEEQGLASQRQLELAILAEQRASTSRESARARLSAATSELAGKQADLERARADADSAQAGAGASLQAAVAGEASARASLASLESQIARQESQQVTAPRDGTIFRLVANQGGEQVSAGDTLAILVPDTLSRAVEVWVDGNDAAIIEAGRPVRIQFEGWPAVQFAGWPSVAVGTFGGRVAFVDSTDDGQGNFRVVVVPQAGEEPWPEARFLRQGTRVNAWVLLRRVTVGFELWRQLNGFPPSLDVPPTTTTRGASSSSYGGGYGGGGDYGSSDYGSNSSSYGGGSYGGGGYGGGGYGGYGGSDYGGGGEYGDSDYAGVDDYGGGAGYGAAGGY; encoded by the coding sequence ATGATGGACGCAGGTCCCTACCGCGAGATGATCGGCGCGGCGAGGCTCGTGCCGCCGCCCACGCACGCGCGGCGCGTGGCCGTCGCGCTGACGATCTCGTTCCTCGCCTTCGTGCTCTTCGCCTTGCTCTCGCCCTGGCGACAGAACGTGACGGGCGAGGGGCGCGTGATCGCCTACACGCCGCTCGAGCGGCAGCAGAACATCGAGGCCCCGGTGAGCGGGCGCGTGGTCCGCTGGCACGTGCAGGAGGGCTCGGTCGTACGTGCGGGGGATCCGATCGTCGACATCTCGGACAATGACCCTCGCTTGATGGAGCGTCTCGAGGTGCGGCGCGCGGCCCAGGTCGCGCAGCTCGAGACCTACGCGCAGCGCGTCGCGGCGGCGCGGGCCCAGGTGGAGGCGACCGAGCGTGGGCAGCGTCAGGCGATCCGCGCCGCGGAGGCGCGCCTCCGCGTGGCCACGCAGTCGGTCGAGGCGGCGCGGCAGAGCGAGCAGGCGGCGGAGGCGGCGCTCGACACGGCGCGCCTCAACCTGGCGCGGCAGCGAGCCCTCGAGGAGCAGGGCCTCGCGTCCCAGCGGCAGCTGGAGCTGGCCATCCTCGCCGAGCAGCGCGCGAGCACCTCGCGGGAGTCCGCGCGCGCGCGCCTCTCGGCCGCCACGTCGGAGCTGGCCGGCAAGCAGGCCGACCTCGAGCGGGCGAGGGCGGACGCGGACTCGGCCCAGGCCGGCGCGGGCGCCTCGCTCCAGGCCGCCGTCGCGGGTGAGGCGAGCGCGCGGGCCAGCCTCGCCAGCCTGGAGTCGCAGATCGCGCGCCAGGAGTCCCAGCAGGTGACCGCCCCGCGCGACGGGACGATCTTCCGCCTCGTCGCCAACCAGGGCGGTGAGCAGGTGAGCGCGGGCGACACGCTCGCCATCCTCGTGCCGGACACCCTGAGCCGCGCGGTGGAGGTGTGGGTCGACGGAAACGACGCGGCGATCATCGAGGCCGGGCGTCCGGTGCGGATCCAGTTCGAGGGCTGGCCGGCGGTGCAGTTCGCGGGCTGGCCGTCCGTCGCGGTCGGCACGTTCGGGGGTCGCGTCGCGTTCGTGGACTCCACCGACGACGGGCAAGGAAACTTCCGGGTGGTCGTCGTCCCGCAGGCGGGCGAAGAGCCGTGGCCCGAGGCGCGCTTCCTGCGCCAGGGCACGCGGGTCAACGCGTGGGTCCTGCTGCGTCGCGTCACCGTCGGCTTCGAGCTCTGGCGCCAGCTCAACGGCTTCCCGCCCAGCCTCGACGTGCCCCCGACGACCACGACGCGAGGCGCCAGCTCCAGCAGCTACGGCGGCGGCTACGGTGGTGGCGGCGACTACGGCTCCAGCGACTACGGCTCCAACTCGAGCAGCTACGGCGGCGGGAGCTACGGCGGCGGCGGCTACGGCGGCGGCGGCTACGGCGGCTACGGCGGCAGCGACTACGGCGGCGGCGGCGAGTACGGGGACTCGGACTACGCCGGCGTCGACGACTACGGCGGGGGCGCGGGCTACGGCGCAGCGGGGGGCTACTGA
- a CDS encoding TolC family protein, translating into MTRALISLAAWGLASVAAAQVPPPSRVPLPPLPEMGRVDVGGGEPLTLGQVLSSVERHHPAIEGARQELAAAEGERFAAEGGFDTTLSGQAWMAPAGYYQWGRAHATLSQPTPLWGATFYGGWRFGRPFDADEGSDPGIPSYYRNYETLDGGELRAGVRVPLWRDGPIDGRRRRLWAAEHYRDAYAQYLEVRRLYVGYEAASAYWYWAAAGRKYRVAAELLDLAEARDAQIRAQVAAGAYPAIEALENRRVILARRRDLVTARRALEQAAISLSLYVRDRSGEPIVPSAARVPGEIPLPAPAPPPLADAVQRASRRHPIVQRYEALQRRQQVYVDYAENRFSPRVDVQLEASVDLGDGNDRQRSTYEDPVVEGSVLLEIPLQFRDARGGIQRERADLAALREEARLARDQIAQSVRDAHSALVAAHDGLALAQEAADVATAVARAERTRFELGATQLLIVNLREQYAAEAQKYLAEARAELQIAHARWRAVVPPE; encoded by the coding sequence ATGACGCGCGCGCTGATCTCGCTCGCGGCCTGGGGCCTCGCCTCGGTCGCGGCGGCCCAGGTGCCTCCCCCCAGCCGCGTGCCGCTGCCGCCGCTCCCCGAGATGGGGCGGGTGGACGTCGGCGGCGGCGAGCCGCTCACCCTCGGGCAGGTGCTCTCTTCGGTCGAGCGCCATCACCCCGCCATCGAGGGCGCCCGTCAGGAGCTCGCCGCGGCGGAGGGGGAGCGCTTCGCGGCGGAGGGCGGCTTCGACACCACCCTCTCCGGGCAGGCCTGGATGGCGCCGGCCGGCTACTACCAGTGGGGACGCGCCCACGCGACCCTGTCGCAGCCGACCCCGCTCTGGGGCGCGACCTTCTACGGCGGCTGGCGCTTCGGCCGCCCCTTCGACGCGGACGAGGGGAGCGATCCCGGCATCCCGTCCTACTACCGAAACTACGAGACCCTCGACGGAGGCGAGCTGCGCGCCGGGGTGCGCGTGCCCCTCTGGCGTGACGGACCGATCGACGGACGCCGTCGTCGGCTCTGGGCCGCCGAGCACTACCGGGACGCCTACGCGCAGTACCTCGAGGTCCGCCGGCTCTACGTCGGCTACGAGGCGGCGAGCGCGTACTGGTACTGGGCGGCGGCGGGGCGCAAGTACCGCGTCGCGGCGGAGCTGCTCGATCTGGCCGAGGCGCGCGACGCGCAGATCCGCGCCCAGGTGGCGGCCGGCGCGTACCCCGCCATCGAGGCGCTCGAGAACCGGCGCGTGATCCTGGCGCGGCGGCGTGATCTCGTGACCGCGCGACGCGCGCTCGAGCAGGCCGCGATCTCGCTCTCGCTCTACGTGCGCGATCGGAGCGGCGAGCCGATCGTGCCCTCCGCGGCCCGGGTCCCGGGCGAGATCCCGCTGCCCGCGCCCGCGCCGCCGCCGCTCGCGGACGCGGTGCAGCGCGCGAGCCGACGCCACCCCATCGTGCAGCGCTACGAGGCGCTCCAGCGTCGCCAGCAGGTCTACGTCGACTACGCCGAGAACCGCTTCTCGCCGCGCGTCGACGTGCAGCTCGAGGCGAGCGTCGATCTCGGCGACGGCAACGACCGCCAGCGCTCGACCTACGAGGACCCGGTCGTGGAGGGCTCGGTGCTGCTCGAGATCCCGCTCCAGTTCCGCGACGCGCGCGGGGGCATCCAGCGAGAGCGCGCCGACCTGGCCGCGCTGCGCGAGGAGGCGCGGCTCGCGCGGGACCAGATCGCGCAGAGCGTTCGGGACGCGCACAGCGCGCTCGTCGCGGCGCACGACGGATTGGCGCTGGCGCAGGAGGCGGCCGACGTCGCCACCGCGGTGGCCCGCGCGGAGCGGACCCGCTTCGAGCTCGGCGCGACCCAGCTGCTCATCGTGAACCTGCGCGAGCAGTACGCGGCCGAGGCGCAGAAGTACCTCGCGGAGGCCCGCGCCGAGCTGCAGATCGCGCACGCGCGATGGCGGGCCGTCGTGCCCCCGGAGTAG
- a CDS encoding diguanylate cyclase, with translation MPDIPPGERFELQVLFLRELEHGYRAARDAQERYLQSPGDLEALDQITRFFHRIAGSAQSVGFALLSAHAALTERTLELCRRGTIEDPSVVAQLVAEGLTGVGVTLEEHGARFSERPLPRASMPPESMEGLSVPESVGEGRQLSKILVVDDDAFSASLIDNTLRASGFVSSYTTNAVEALDRIEKELPDLVVLDVAMPEIDGFEICRRVRSHPALAFTPIIFVTRKGELDERVRGLEVGGNDYISKPFEPRELVARVRSHLSRLTALRQMAIRDGLTRCFNHRYFKQRIEQELSRAARYGYPMAVAMVDADHFKNINDSHGHLVGDLVLVHLANIVLSCLRGTDVVARYGGEEFAVLMIHSGVREAELIAERIRGRVASTPFVMEDTTGEPTGETLSLSVSVGVSVFETGDNTRSMVQRADEALYEAKHAGRNLVRVAESSATE, from the coding sequence ATGCCGGACATCCCTCCCGGGGAGCGCTTCGAGCTCCAGGTGCTGTTCCTGCGCGAGCTCGAGCACGGCTACCGTGCCGCGCGGGACGCACAGGAGCGCTATCTCCAGAGCCCCGGCGACCTCGAGGCGCTGGACCAGATCACGCGCTTCTTTCACCGGATCGCGGGCAGCGCGCAGTCGGTGGGCTTCGCGCTGCTGTCGGCGCACGCCGCGCTCACCGAGCGCACGCTCGAGCTGTGCCGGCGCGGCACCATCGAAGATCCATCCGTGGTCGCGCAGCTCGTCGCCGAGGGGCTGACCGGGGTCGGCGTCACGCTCGAGGAGCACGGCGCGCGCTTCAGCGAGCGGCCACTGCCGCGCGCCAGCATGCCGCCCGAGTCGATGGAGGGGCTGTCGGTGCCCGAGTCGGTGGGCGAAGGCCGCCAGCTCTCGAAGATCCTCGTGGTGGACGACGACGCGTTCAGCGCCAGCCTGATCGACAACACCCTGCGGGCGAGCGGCTTCGTCAGCTCCTACACCACGAACGCGGTCGAGGCGCTCGACCGGATCGAGAAGGAGCTGCCCGACCTCGTCGTGCTCGACGTCGCGATGCCGGAGATCGACGGCTTCGAGATCTGCCGCCGCGTGCGCAGCCACCCCGCCCTCGCCTTCACGCCGATCATCTTCGTCACCCGCAAGGGGGAGCTCGACGAGCGCGTGCGTGGCCTCGAGGTCGGCGGCAACGACTACATCTCGAAGCCCTTCGAGCCGCGTGAGCTCGTCGCGCGGGTGCGCTCGCACCTGAGCCGCCTGACCGCGCTGCGGCAGATGGCGATCCGCGACGGGCTGACCCGCTGCTTCAACCACCGCTACTTCAAGCAGCGCATCGAGCAGGAGCTCTCCCGCGCCGCGCGCTACGGCTACCCGATGGCGGTGGCGATGGTGGACGCCGACCACTTCAAGAACATCAACGACAGCCACGGGCACCTGGTGGGTGACCTCGTGCTGGTGCACCTCGCGAACATCGTGCTCTCGTGCCTGCGCGGCACCGACGTGGTCGCGCGCTACGGGGGCGAGGAGTTCGCCGTCCTGATGATCCACTCGGGCGTGCGCGAGGCCGAGCTGATCGCCGAGCGCATCCGCGGTCGCGTCGCGTCGACGCCCTTCGTCATGGAAGACACCACCGGCGAGCCGACCGGAGAGACCCTCTCCCTCTCGGTCAGCGTCGGCGTGTCGGTCTTCGAGACCGGCGACAACACGCGCTCCATGGTGCAGCGCGCCGACGAGGCTCTCTACGAGGCCAAGCACGCGGGTCGCAACCTCGTCCGGGTCGCCGAAAGCTCGGCTACCGAGTAG
- a CDS encoding SRPBCC family protein, which produces MHSASDEIRIDAPPEAVYRIVADPRRLPQWMSSLIEVRNVRGSGVGQTYEWTYKMAGVKFDGKTEVVKENVGELRNTRTVGGIDSEWHMNFEREGKQGTRFRLEVSYSIPTPVLGAVAEKVITARNRRELSSNLAHLKDIVEAEVAKAASTPKHAHP; this is translated from the coding sequence ATGCACAGTGCAAGCGACGAGATCCGCATCGACGCACCGCCCGAGGCCGTCTACCGGATCGTCGCCGATCCGCGGCGTCTCCCGCAGTGGATGTCGAGCCTCATCGAGGTTCGCAACGTCCGCGGCTCCGGGGTCGGGCAGACCTACGAGTGGACCTACAAGATGGCGGGCGTGAAGTTCGACGGGAAGACCGAGGTCGTGAAGGAGAACGTCGGGGAGCTCAGGAACACCCGCACCGTCGGGGGCATCGACAGCGAGTGGCACATGAACTTCGAGCGCGAGGGCAAGCAGGGCACGCGCTTCCGCCTGGAGGTCAGCTACTCGATCCCGACGCCCGTGCTCGGCGCAGTGGCGGAGAAGGTGATCACCGCGCGGAACCGGCGGGAGCTCTCCTCCAACCTGGCGCACCTGAAGGACATCGTGGAGGCCGAGGTCGCGAAGGCGGCATCGACGCCGAAGCACGCTCACCCCTGA
- a CDS encoding vWA domain-containing protein, which translates to MKHFSFLALSSLALALSVGCSAAPGTGDRDSGPVDPVDAFVPMSDAGPGDACGNGLDDDMDMRVDEDCTCSRGDRQRCWPGDPALAGIGACGWGTQDCVDSGEFGVWDRCILFGQPAEEICDGVDNDCDGELDEGCDCRTGDSEGCYTGPAGTEGVGLCAAGSRRCEATEDGSAWGACGGDVLPGAEVCDGTEDEDCDGHIDEGCTCVPGESRSCYSGPAGTAGTGECRAGVQRCEGVPSTWGGCVGESTPASEVCGSGRDEDCDGRTDCADSDCATSSACCTPFDETLAVVPAEGELLFVVDRSGSMDWPASSGVTRWQALRDAMDTVLPSLSDLQLGLLTFPEMTGDAERMNCMVASTPDIGLALGTGSSISSRLVTVDPRAGDTPTPGAFGTVQSYLTSATSPREQFVVLMTDGLPEPNCGATVPATVTAISNLRSSLGIDTFVLGIVGPDPSGDTSGIPALRDALNRFADAGGRARSGSTRYYEALDGPALTRALRAIIAAATDCHFELSSVPGRPSAIEVRQDGVRVPSSGWTLTGTRLEFTGTYCDNVQAGLVSSIRVSDSCGP; encoded by the coding sequence ATGAAGCACTTTTCTTTTCTCGCGCTGAGCTCACTCGCGCTGGCTCTCTCCGTAGGCTGCTCCGCGGCCCCCGGCACCGGCGATCGGGACTCCGGCCCCGTCGATCCCGTCGACGCCTTCGTGCCCATGTCGGACGCGGGCCCGGGCGACGCCTGCGGGAACGGCCTCGACGACGACATGGACATGCGCGTCGACGAGGACTGCACCTGCTCGCGCGGTGACCGTCAGCGCTGCTGGCCCGGGGACCCGGCGCTCGCGGGCATCGGCGCCTGCGGCTGGGGCACCCAGGACTGCGTGGACTCGGGCGAGTTCGGCGTCTGGGACCGCTGCATCCTCTTCGGCCAGCCGGCGGAGGAGATCTGCGACGGGGTCGACAACGACTGCGACGGCGAGCTCGACGAGGGCTGCGACTGCCGCACCGGCGACTCCGAGGGCTGCTACACCGGCCCGGCCGGCACCGAGGGCGTGGGCCTCTGCGCGGCCGGCTCCCGGCGCTGCGAGGCGACCGAAGACGGCTCCGCCTGGGGCGCGTGCGGCGGGGACGTCCTGCCCGGCGCCGAGGTCTGCGACGGCACCGAGGACGAGGACTGCGACGGCCACATCGACGAGGGCTGCACCTGCGTGCCCGGCGAGAGCCGCTCCTGTTACTCCGGCCCGGCCGGCACGGCGGGCACGGGCGAGTGCCGCGCGGGCGTCCAGCGCTGCGAAGGCGTGCCCTCCACCTGGGGCGGCTGCGTGGGCGAGTCGACGCCGGCGTCCGAGGTCTGCGGCAGCGGCCGCGACGAGGACTGCGACGGGCGGACCGACTGCGCCGACAGCGACTGCGCGACCTCGAGCGCGTGCTGCACGCCCTTCGACGAGACCCTCGCGGTGGTGCCGGCGGAGGGCGAGCTGCTCTTCGTGGTCGATCGCTCGGGCAGCATGGACTGGCCGGCGTCGTCGGGCGTGACGCGCTGGCAGGCGCTGCGCGACGCGATGGACACCGTGCTCCCGTCGCTCTCGGACCTGCAGCTCGGGCTGCTGACCTTCCCCGAGATGACGGGCGACGCGGAGCGGATGAACTGCATGGTCGCGAGCACCCCCGACATCGGGCTCGCGCTCGGCACGGGCAGCTCCATCTCCTCGCGCCTCGTCACCGTCGACCCGCGCGCGGGCGACACCCCGACCCCCGGCGCGTTCGGCACCGTGCAGAGCTACCTCACCAGCGCCACGTCGCCGCGTGAGCAGTTCGTGGTCCTGATGACGGACGGCCTGCCCGAGCCGAACTGCGGCGCGACGGTCCCCGCGACGGTGACCGCGATCTCGAACCTGCGCAGCTCGCTCGGCATCGACACCTTCGTGCTCGGCATCGTCGGTCCCGACCCGAGCGGCGACACGAGCGGCATCCCCGCGCTCCGGGACGCGCTCAACCGCTTCGCCGACGCCGGCGGCCGCGCGCGCTCGGGCTCGACCCGCTACTACGAGGCCCTCGACGGCCCCGCCCTCACCCGCGCCCTCCGCGCGATCATCGCCGCCGCGACCGACTGCCACTTCGAGCTGTCGAGCGTGCCCGGCCGCCCGAGCGCCATCGAGGTCCGACAGGACGGCGTGCGGGTTCCCTCGAGCGGCTGGACCCTGACGGGCACGCGCCTCGAGTTCACGGGCACCTACTGCGACAACGTCCAGGCCGGCCTCGTCAGCAGCATCCGCGTCAGCGACAGCTGCGGCCCGTAG